One window of the Cryptomeria japonica chromosome 7, Sugi_1.0, whole genome shotgun sequence genome contains the following:
- the LOC131856966 gene encoding lectin-like protein At1g53080, whose translation MSVSTLVILVLHLWLPAQAHTSFRFNKFNASTLYQIGNSSIRSGAICLTNQTQHMSSRDLYRQPIRMKADHNSRNTSSSFSTTFVFAIVPFSSNPLRSGQGMAFKITPSKSPVGQSSTQFLGLFNSSSIGQPSNHLFAVEFDTILNEEYLDINDNTSAWI comes from the coding sequence ATGTCTGTGAGCACCCTAGTGatccttgtgcttcatctatggctTCCAGCACAAGCCCACACAAGTTTCCGCTTCAACAAATTCAATGCATCCACCCTTTATCAGATCGGAAATTCTTCAATCCGCTCCGGTGCCATCTGCCTCACCAATCAAACACAACATATGTCTAGCCGAGACTTATATAGACAGCCTATACGGATGAAAGCTGATCACAATTCCAGGAATACAAGCTCATCATTCAGTACCACCTTCGTATTCGCAATCGTTCCCTTTTCTTCCAATCCTTTACGCAGCGGGCAGGGAATGGCTTTTAAGATTACACCGAGCAAGTCTCCGGTTGGACAATCATCAACCCAGTTCCTCGGCTTGTTCAACAGTTCCAGCATCGGCCAGCCTTCCAATCATCTCTTTGCCGTTGAATTCGACACAATCCTCAATGAGGAGTACTTAGACATCAACGACAACACGTCGGCGTGGATCTGA